From a region of the Lactuca sativa cultivar Salinas chromosome 4, Lsat_Salinas_v11, whole genome shotgun sequence genome:
- the LOC128133548 gene encoding uncharacterized protein LOC128133548, with amino-acid sequence MVWRSILRGHVRITTTVGGQVIDKEVENYTDEEFEKIEEQERALATLTMALSPDIPQGFREYTSTKDLWEVLIEVYEGNVDMKESRQDMLRQKFNMFNYILGESLEAQLQRFTTLTTDMNISGIYLTKSEINKMLLNALPRSWDMYVVVIKKTKDLNRLTLAETMAIIKACDIDDK; translated from the coding sequence atggtatggagaagcattcttagaggcCATGTTAGAATCACCACGACAGTCGGAGGCCAAGTGATTGACAAGGaagttgaaaactacactgatgaggagtTTGAGAAAATTGAGGAGCAAGAAAGGGCATTAGCTACCTTAACTATGGCATTATCTCCCGACATccctcaaggttttcgtgagtacacttcaaCTAAAGATCTATGGGAAGTCCTAATTGAAGTTTATGAGGGAAATGTGGATATGAAGGAGAGTCGCCAGGACATGTTGAGACaaaagttcaacatgttcaactacattctaGGAGAGTCTCTTGAGGCTCAATTACAGAGGTTCACAACTCTCACAACGGACATGAACATATCTGGGATTtacttgaccaagtcagaaatcaacaagatgCTTCTCAACGCTCTTCCCAGATCATGGGATATGTATGTTGTTGTgattaagaagactaaggatctaaaCCGCCTCACTCTTGCTGAAACCatggcaatcatcaaagcttgtgatattgatgataaaTAG